A single window of Emys orbicularis isolate rEmyOrb1 chromosome 18, rEmyOrb1.hap1, whole genome shotgun sequence DNA harbors:
- the TOR4A gene encoding torsin-4A: MDGSQPRTETPTAPKKISLLSSPMRAVIRLRRKVQFLKKSRLHLNLPREQSPELVQTRLLQRQISLSRTSLCNPSMALFNQATFDSSQYFTFDTSVDHSVVNKYKRKKTRRKSRVVLYPESSKKYLPTEQKSKAKRCLLLLIGIICFQILNAIENLDDNLQKYDLDGLEKTMHREVFGQKVAVDRIMELLKEYLATHIHNKPLVISFNGPPGVGKSHVGWLLAKHFRSVMDNDFVLQYFVMHHCPNKEATPACQSDLSEKISEMVTRAEIEEKIPLFILDEVELMSPVLLDTLSRFFQPNQTNEFLNAIYVLISNVGGSEITTFALQNVSSDLLHQQRQTEELLYIIQPVLTHFHPLWKSADIIPFGLLEKSHVINCILEEMMREGLYPDQSHIENLASQLSYYTTGGREYAITGCKQVGAKVNLL, encoded by the coding sequence ATGGACGGAAGTCAGCCCCGCACCGAGACTCCCACGGCTCCCAAGAAGATCTCTCTGCTTTCCTCTCCCATGCGGGCAGTCATCCGTCTGCGACGAAAAGTCCAGTTCCTGAAGAAAAGCCGCCTGCATCTGAACCTTCCCAGAGAACAATCTCCAGAGCTGGTCCAAACTAGGCTGCTTCAAAGGCAGATTTCCTTGAGCCGAACAAGCCTGTGTAACCCTTCGATGGCCCTCTTTAATCAAGCCACCTTTGACAGTTCTCAGTACTTCACCTTTGACACCTCTGTGGACCATTCCGTGGTGAATAAATACAAACGGAAGAAGACCCGCAGGAAGTCCAGGGTGGTGTTGTATCCAGAAAGCTCCAAAAAGTATCTTCCAACAGAGCAAAAGAGTAAAGCAAAGCGCTGCCTTCTCTTGCTCATTGGCATCATCTGCTTCCAAATACTAAATGCTATTGAGAATCTGGATGACAACCTTCAGAAGTATGACCTAGATGGGCTGGAGAAAACCATGCACCGGGAAGTATTTGGGCAGAAGGTGGCTGTGGACAGAATTATGGAATTGTTGAAAGAATACCTGGCCACCCACATACACAACAAGCCATTAGTGATCTCCTTCAATGGCCCACCTGGGGTTGGAAAGAGCCATGTTGGATGGCTGCTGGCTAAACACTTCCGTTCAGTCATGGACAATGACTTTGTGCTTCAGTACTTTGTGATGCACCACTGTCCAAACAAGGAGGCTACTCCTGCTTGCCAATCGGATTTGTCTGAAAAGATTTCCGAGATGGTCACCAGAGCAGAAATAGAAGAGAAGATACCATTGTTTATTCTGGATGAGGTTGAGCTCATGTCTCCAGTCCTGCTGGATACGCTCAGCAGATTCTTCCAACCGAACCAGACCAACGAGTTCCTCAATGCCATCTACGTTCTAATAAGCAACGTAGGGGGCAGTGAAATCACAACGTTTGCCCTCCAGAATGTTTCCAGTGACCTTCTGCACCAGCAAAGACAAACAGAAGAACTGCTGTACATTATCCAGCCTGTTCTGACCCACTTCCACCCTCTTTGGAAGTCTGCTGACATCATCCCATTTGGTCTGCTGGAGAAGAGTCATGTCATAAACTGCATCTTGGAGGAGATGATGCGGGAAGGGCTGTATCCCGATCAGAGCCATATTGAGAATTTAGCTAGCCAGCTCAGCTATTACACTACAGGAGGCAGGGAGTACGCCATAACTGGCTGCAAGCAGGTCGGAGCCAAAGTCAATCTACTGTAG